The following is a genomic window from Armatimonadota bacterium.
CTTCGCGCAGCACGCATCGCCGAGGGTGCAGAGGATGGAGGCGAGACTTGCCGATGCGTGTCCGGACTGGAGGTTCTTCCGAACCGTCATCGTCGAGTTCTCGTGGCCCTGCGCGCCCAAGGCGTTCCGCTACCTGGAGAAGCTGCTGTGGTGTATCGGCAAAGAACGCCAGGCCATCAGCCTGCCTTCGTTCCCGCTGCCGAACCCGGACGAAGTGCCGGGCTTCCTGTGCTGGGAAGACACCTGCCCCAACCAAGATGAGGCGGCGGCGTGGTGGCACACCTTCTTGGAGGCGCTGAGGGGTTGGTGGCAAGGCCAGCCGCTGTGCGGCGGCGTAGCTGACGATGTCAACGGCTGTCTCGGCGAGCCGAGCCCGGTCAAGCGTTGGCTCGTTCGGCTGTTTGTGCGCAGGCTTGAAGTCCTGGCGCAGGGGCGCGAGATGCTCGGGCTGCTCGTGCGTCCGTCGCGTGGCGCCAAACGCGGAGCGCGGCCTGTCACTTAGGGGTGCACGGCCTCGCGCGGGCTTCCGCCATCGCTGAAGCTAGGGCGGACGGCAAAGGCGGCGCGGACGGGCGCAGGCCGCGACCTCGGGCCGCTAGTGGAATATCTGGTACGTCGGGATGTGGCGAAACACGCCGATCAGAGCCCAGATGGCGCCCATGACGTAGTCGCCGAGGACGAGGCCGAGGAACAGCGGTAGCGCCCTGCGGTATAACCTCAGCCCACCGTAGCGCAGCACGAAGAACTTGATGAACCACGCAATGAGGAACGGCATCCACAGCCAGATCAGCCCCGGTCCGATGGCATACCCCAAGGGGTGAAATGGCCACCACGGGAACCGTGCGTGGAGCGCGGATAACGCCGCGACAAAACCCGCTGCCGCCGCCACCGCTGCCCACCGCCGCGGCTCCGCCGGGAACCCCTGGTTGATCGCGCTGCCGAGCCAGTTGAAGCTCTCGATGCCGGTCCAGTTCCCGAAGCCCCGGCATTTCGCGGCCGCGCCGTCGGTGTAGAAGACATGGAGGCACGCCCACATGCCGCAGAACGTCGCGACCACCATCGCGGCCAGCATCGGCGCGACTAACCCGCGCAGGTTCATCCCATGCTCATGGGCGAGCTTGAAGGCCTCGAGTTGACTCGGCATGGGGTGGCTGCGGTTGAGCCGCCAGTACCAGTGGCTGACGGCAGCGGCCGCGAGGTTCTTGGGGCCGACGGCGCGCGACCCGAATAGCCGGAACAGGTTCCTCGGCTCGAGATCCCAGACGGTGTGCTGTCCGCCCGCCTCGGCGCGCACGCGCGTGATGGACAGCGCGAGCAGGAAGTAGGTTACCAGCACCACGATCGCCCAGCCCAGGCTCATCCCCGCGGCGCGCCAGAAGATGACGAAGACGGCCATGCCGACGATGAGGCCCCAGAACGCGGTGCGGTAGCGCATCGGCTCGGCGGCGTCGGCGTCGCCGATCGGGCGCAGGGCAACGCGGACGGCGTTATGCAGATACTTGCGGGTGATGAGGAGCAGGAAGAAGCCATAGGCATACCACGCGCCGATGCCCTGTTCGGTAACGAACGGAAAGTCGGGGACCGCGTCGTATCCGAGCAAGTGCCCGATCAGCCGCTCCGCCCGCATGAAGAGGTAGAAGAACCAGCACGAGAACGAGACGTCGAGCGGGACGAGAAAGCACAGGCCGATGGCGAACGGGTAAAAGGTCACGGGGAGAGAGCCGATCGCGTTCCACGGCGGGGTGCGAAAGACGAACCAGCGCGCGCGTACCTGGAAGTGCGGCAGCGCCGGGTAAAACTCGTGGAGGCCGTTGAGTAGGCTTAGTCCCGCGGCGAACGCAAAGCCGATCCACAGGGCGGCGGAGCGCATGGTCGGGCCGGAGCGGTCCTCCCGAGTCATGGCGAGGGGCAGGCGGATGATGGGGAACGAGAGGCGGGTATCGTCGGTCCACGCCCTGCGTATCAGGACCGTCAGGCAGAGCATCGCCCACCACACCGCGAAGATGAAGACCGACCAGAAGGCGAGCGGCACCAGCCACATCAGGAGCACGGCGGGGCGGTAGAGGGAGCTGTTGCCGTTAAATGCGCCGTCGAGGAGATCTTTGTCCCACACCAGCAGCCAGCGTGGCAGGTAGGGGAAGGCCGTAGCTTCCCATCTGTTCTCCGGCGTCGCGAACCAGCCCGCGAAGGGCATGGCGGACATGAGGTTGATGATGTAATCGTGGGTGGCGATGGTACACGACGCGACGAGCATGACGTAGATGGTGACGAGTTCCGCGGGCCGCAGGACATGCCGCGGGGCGATGCGGCGCAGGGCGGCGTTGACGCCGAGGAGGACGAAGAGGTGGAAGATCGGGGTGACGAAGAGGGGGTTGAGGGTGAGGACGACGTAGAAGCGGAGTTCGGCGACGATGAGCCAGTACACGTTGAGCGGGACGAGGGCGAGGCCGAGGAGGAGGGCTCTGGTCGTAACTCGCGGGCCGGCGTCCGCCGGCCCGGCGCCGCGGGCGCGCGGTTCGGCGGCGCGGTGATCTGGCTCGGGTTGCCGCTGGGCCATTTCGGTTGCAGAGAAGCGGATGAGGCTTGCCCGAGTGGGCTTGGGGGCATGTTCGCCAGGGAGGAGGTGCATCCTCGCGCGGGGGCAAGTGACGAGATTCATGGATCCGTTGAGGCGACAGTCCGTGGCGGCCGGGAGAGCTTGATGCGCGGGGGCCGCGTCACCGTCTGCCGGCCTCTACGCCGCGGGCGCACAAGTCCCTGAAAGGGAGGGGAGAGGGGCTGCGGGCACCGGCGTCCGGACGCGGACGGTCTATTTCCCCTCGCGGTAACCCGCCGATTTCCAGATCCGCCGGGCGTAGTTGAGTCCTTGCGGGGTCGGCTTGGTGTCGCCGCGGATGCTGGGCCACGGCTGCCCCGGGCGGCGGTTCTCCGGATCGGGCGACCAGTCGTCGCTTGCGTACTTCCTACGCACGGACTTCTTGCGAAAGTCCGGCACGTCGAGCGTCGCGGAATCCTGGAGCGCGGAGCGATACGCGAGAATGCCGACGATGGACATGGCGACGCCGCGATAGACATCGAGGTACGGCTGCTCGCCGGTGCGGATGGCGCGGGCGAAGTGATAGTTCATGAAGTAATCGCCGCCGCCGTGGCCGGCGGAAACCGCGCGCGCGTGCCCGCGGGGAAACTTCGGCAGGTAGGTGCGGTGCTCGGGCTTCCTCCCCGTCTCGTGATACGCCTCGCAGCGCAGCCGCAGCATGCCGCGGTCTCCGTGGCGGAGGTTCTCCATCTGGCCGCGGCTGCCGTGGATGCGCACCCAGATGCCCTCGCCGCGCAGGCCGACCTGGAGCAGTTTCACCACCGCACCGTTGTCCATGCGCAGGGCGATCATGGAGGCGGCGTCATTGCGGCGGACGGTGCGCACGCGCACCGGGTCATCCTCGGCGGCGGGGATGACGAAGCCGTTCACCCGAACCGGCCAGGTGTCGGTGATGAACATGATCGGCGACAGCGAGTGCGTGCAGTAGTACGTCGCGGGGATCCAGTTGCGCCAGTGATCCACGCCGGGGGAGATGCGGTTGATGAAGTCGGCGTCGCCGGGGTGGACGTATTCGCCCTCGCCGTACATGAATGTGCCGATCTTGCCGCGCTGGAAGAGGCGGCGCATTTCCTGGTTATGCAGCATGTAGGCGTAGTTTTCGGCGAACATGTAGATCTTGCCGCTTTTCTCGACGGCCTCGACGAGGGCGACGCCTTCGGCGAGGGTCAAGCAGGCGGAGGTTTCGGACATGACGTGCTTGCCTGCCCTGAGCGCCCGGATGGCGAAGGGGGCGTGCTGATGAAAGTAGTTGGCGAGGATGACCGCGTCCATGTCGTGCTTGAGGAAGCGGTCGTAGTCGGTGTACGCGGCGACGCCGAGTTCCGTGCCGAGAGCGCGGAGGGGTTCTTCCGATGTATCGCAGAGGGCGACGAGCTTCATGCCGAGGTGCGGCCCTGCGCCGCGGGCGAAGCCGCTGCCGCGGCCGACGCCGACGACGCCGACTTTGATGGGTTTGCTGCTCCGTTTTCGAGTCATGGGTTTCGCCAGTTCGCCGCGCCGAGGCGCAGTTGGATGTCCGGCAGCGCGGAGCCCAGTGTGGCGCAGGCGCCCTCGGAGTAGAGCCACTCTGCGGTGCTGGAGTACGGCCCGGTGGCGATCCACGATGCCGCGCGGGTGCCGTCGGCGAAGGCGATCTCGAGCCAGATATCGCGGATCTTGAAGTAATCGCCCCCGGGGTTGTGGATGGTGAAGCGATTGACCGGTTGGAGCACCGCAAGCTGATCCGCCGGGAGCGTGACGGTCGCCTCGCGCCAATCGTCAACGCCGGTCTGCGGCGTCTCGCCGATCGCCGCGTCGTTGAGGTACATGGTGGATGCGTACTCGCCGACGTTGACGCCGAAGGTGTGCATGTGGAGCGTCGCCGAGGTCGCCGTCCCGATGTCGCGCGCGGCGAGACCGGCGAACCCGGCGGGCGGCGGCAGGTACGACAGCGGCGGGCGGTCGTCGTGCACGCTCAACTGCATGCGGGGCTCGGCGAGTTCGATCACCGGCCGCGACCACGCGCCCCAGTCGGAATACGAGTTATCGTCCGGCCCAACGTCGGCGACGAGCTTGATGCGCACCTTCCTGCCGCGCCAGGGCGACAGGTCAACGGCGCAGTCCTCCCAGCCGAGCTTGTCGCGGGTGCGGCGAAAGACCTCTATCTCGCGGCTGCCGTGCAGGACGACGACGCGATACTCGACGCCGTCCTGAGTGGTAGAGCCGTCGCGGATGCCGATGCCGAAGCTGAGGCGGCACGGGGCGCGCGGCAGGGCAACGGGGAAGACGGCGTATGCATAGCCGACGCCGGTCTTCCACGGCGGGTGGACGAAGAAGCCGTGGCGGGTTTCGCCGGCCGCGGCTATCTGCTGCGGCGCGAAGATGGTGCCGGTGTCATTGGATCCCTCGGTTTCGTCGGCGCCTCGCAAGCGGTAGCCCCAAATGCAGTCCTTGAAATGGTCGGCGAAATCGTAGGCGAGCGGGCGGGTTCGTTCCGCCTTGAGCCAGAGGTCGCGGCGGAGTTGGCGGGCGTCTGCCGAGAGGGTAACCCGGACCGGGTGCGCGACATCGGTATGCGGCGTGGCGAAGGGAACGCGGATGATGACCGGCGCGGCGCGGGAGAGGCGGAGGGAGCGGGCGATGAACGCGGACGTTACAGCCGAGGGCGGCTCTGCCACATGCTTCGCAGGCGAGGACGCCTGCGCTACCATGGGCGGGACATTGTCGAGGCCATTGACGGCTAGAGTCGCGGAGAGCGGCGCGTCGGTGAAGAGATTCGTGCCGGCCTCGATTTCGAGCTGCGCCCGGGCGCCGGGCGCAAGCGCGTGCCGCGGGGCGCGCACGTCGAGGGTCAGCGCCAGCGCAGCGACAAAGTCGAGCCACGCGGTTCGCGCGAAGGGCTTGCCGTTGATGTCCCCCGTGACGTCGGCGCGCAGCCACAGGCGTTGGCCTTCGTCGGCCCGGGGCGGGAGGCGGATGCGAAAGGCCCACGTGGGCTCGCGGCCAGGCTTCTGATCCGCAGGAGCGCCGAGCGGCCGCACCGCCCCGAACGCGCCGATCCACGCTACCGTGCACGCGAGTCTGTCGGCAGGGGCAGGTACGCCACGCACCTGCACGATTGCGTTTAATTCCTCCCCCACCGCCACGACCTGGGCATTGGGCTGCGTCGAGATCTCGATCTCCGCCGCTTCCGCCGTGGACTGCTCGCCGCAGCGCAGCAGGTATTTGATGGCGCCCTCGACCGGCATCACGGCGACGCCGCCGCGAGTGGGGCGGCACTCGGCGGGGCCGAGGTCGTCGCCGGTAATGGAATACGCGGCGGCCGTGATCGCTTCGGCTCGCCAGTTCAGACGCCACGGGCCCTCGTTGGGGAATACCGTCAGCGCATCACACTCCGCAGCCGGGATGACCCATAGCCCGTCGGGGGCGCGCTTGACTGCGACCGCGCCGCGCCCTTCAATCGGGCCGACCTTGAGCAGCTCCCCGCGCGTGTCGAGGTATGCGTAGTCCGCGCATTCCACGTATTCGCGGCGGGCGCCGTCGGCGATGGCGGAGCATTCGAACAACTGCCCCGGCAGACGGCAGATGAAGCCGGAGGGCGGCAGGACATACTGCTTCCCATCCACTTCCAGCGGCCAGTCCTTGTCCCAACTGCCATTGACCCAGACCTCCAGGCCGTTGCGGTAGCGCACGTACACCTGGCCGTCGAGGTAGGCGTCGGAGGCGACCGCTTCGCTGGTCGTGAGCATCGTACCGGCGTCGTGGTAGCGGATCCGCTCGACCTCGACGCCGGCGTACAGTTCCTGGAGCGCGCGCAGGAGGTAGAACGATTTCAACGTGCCGGGCATGCCCCATTCGGCGGTGAGGTAGCCGATATGGCCGTAGGCGATGGTGCAGGCGATGAAGCGGTCGAAGTGGGGGCTGTGGAACGTGCGATCCTCGCGCCAGGGCTCGTCGCGATAGAACATGTCCGGCGCGCCCATGCCGAAGTCGGTTTCCAGGGGATGGATCTTGAGCAGGTCGAAGTCCACGAGCAAGGGCTCGCGGGAGGGCTCGGGGCTGATGATCTGGGCGTAGTTGCCGTCAACCAGGCCGGCGTAGAACCAGTGGTTGCGCCCTTCGCTGAACACCGGGCCGTGATGGGCGAAGCTCTCGTTGTAGAGCAGGCGCGCGTAGGATTCGTAGGCGGGGCGGAACATGCCGGCGCCGGGGACGTGGTGATCGTAGTCGGTCTGATCCCACGGGCGCACCGCGGTGTGGACGTCGCAGTACCCGGCATAGGTGCCGAACTTGTCGTGGATGCGCGGGGCGAAGTAGGCCTCGGCGTCATCGGCGAAGCTGGGCTTGAAGACGTAGTTTCGCGGCCAGGCGCGCTGCCACCGGCCGTCGGGGAGGCGGGTCACCTTGTCGGGATCCCACTGCTTGCTGACCGGCGCGTAGTCGCGGTAGTTGGTGTAGAGCCCGGGCAGAAAGCCGAGCGACTTGATCATAGCCATGTACTCGCGCAGCCGGTCGTCGCCGACGTTTTGCGGCGCGGATTCGAGGCGCTGGGTGAAGCTCTCGCCGCCGTCGCGCCAGATGATTTCGTGGTGGCACGCCATGAAGCCGTCAATGCCGTAGGCGGCGTACTGTTGGAGCATGTCGGGGTACATGAAGCCGATGTTGCGCCAGAGATGGTGGCGGGCGACGTCAATCATGTCGGAGCGAGGGTTGGGGATGTTGGGCAGCACCTCCTCGAAGCGCGGGGACACGGTGAGGAAGACGCGCTCGCGGACATCGTTGCGCGCGCCGTCGGTCTTGGGGTTGTAGCGCGCACCACCGGTGTAGCGGGCGGAGGAGCCCGAGATCACCGCGCCGTCGGCGAAGAGTTCCGACGCGTCGGAGTTGTACCAGTCGAACATGGCGGACAGAAACAGCCCGTCGGAATAGAGCACATACGGCCCGCGGTCGCCGTAGGTCAGGTACGGCACGGCGACGATCTTCGGCTGCGGCGTGCCCTCGCTGCGTCCGACGAGAATCTCGGTAACGCTGCCGCCGGCCGCGCCGACGTCGAGGATCAGCGAGCGCTGTTTGGCGCGGAGTGCGAGCGTCCATTCCGCGGACGCGCCGTCCTTCGACCAGCGCCAGCGCGCGCGGACGCCGTCGCCGTCGCGGCGGATCGCGACGAGGGTACACTGCACCGCCATGTCCTCCGGGCGCATGATGATGCCGTTGACCTCGAATACCGGGCCGCCGTCGGCGCAGGGCCGGAATCGCCGATCGCCCCAGCGGGCTTCGATATCGCCGAGGGTGCCGAGCTTGGGCCGGTAGATGTATTCGAGATCGCCCTGCTCCGCAGCGCAGCGCCAGACCCATGACCCGTCGCGCTCGCCGAGAGAGTTGGTCACGTCGTCGTACGCGGTGGGGAGAATCGTATCCGGCGTCGTCGGGAAGGGATTCGCTCCCGGCGAGGGGACGTCGAGCGGGGCGAGCGGCTCGCGGTAGAACGTGAGGTTGTCGAGGTAGATGGCGGAGGGCTCGTCGCGCTTGATGTTGTCAATGCGGAGCGCCGTGAACTTGGCGGGGAACCTGATGTCGGGGCTGCGGTCGGCGGATGCGCCGAGGAGCCGGACGCGGGCGTGGGCGAGGAACCAGAAGCGCGCGTCCACGGTGCCGAAGTCAATCTCGTGCTCGACGCCGGCGGCGTCCTCGATGACGGCGTGGACGGCGGGGCGATTCGGCGCGGGCATCCAGCCCCAGTTGTCGCCGTAGGTCCAGACGTACGCGGCATCGAACTCGCCGGGGATAGGAATCGGAGCCGGAGGCCTGACCTCCAGCTGCGATGCCGGGGTCGCGCCTTGATAGGTGATCTTCGCGACGTGGTCGCCCCAGAGCATCTCCTCACGTGAGGTTTCGATCTTGCCGACAGCGCCGTCGTGCTCGATGACGCTCCAGCCGGCGAGGTCCTCGAAGTTGACGAGCGGCGGGTGAGCGGGCTGGCGGCCCGCCATCTCATACGGCCGCTCGCCGGAGTGGGGGTCCTTGGCGTGGGCGGCGCAGGCCCAGCAGAGCACTGCGGCGACCAGGGGGATGATGAGCCTGGGTTCGAACAGGGTCATGGTCGTGCACCTTGCTTGAGCCGCCCACGAGCAAGCCCCGCGTTGGGCTACTTGCCGGCCGGGCCGGATGCGGCGGCGGACGGCAGATTCTGCGCGAAGAGCCAGTCGAGCAGGCCGGGCTCGTGGAAAGCATTGGTCCAGCTATCGTGGCCGACGCCGGGGTATTCGGTGTACTTTGGCTGGCCGCCTGCGTCCTGGATGGCCTTAATCATCCTGCGCGATTGATCCGGCTTGACCACGTTGTCTTCTGCGCCGTGGAAGGCCCAGATTGGGATGTTGACGAGCCGCGCGGCCTGGGCCGGATCGCCGCCGCCGCAGATCGGGAACGCGGCGGCGAAGATGTCAGGATGGGCGGCGATGATGTCCCATGTGCCGAAGCCGCCCATTGACAGCCCGCCGATGTAGAGGCGCGCGGGGTCTATGCTGAACTCCTTCTGCAGCGCGGCGACGATGTCGAGCGCGGCGCGCGCCGGACGCGTCAGCCCGCTCGTCCTATCATTCCAGTTCGCCCAGGTGTCATCGGCGGGGCACTGCGGGATCACGGCGAAGCAAGTGTGCTTCGCGCGCGCTTGTTCGTTGGCGAAGAACTCGCTCACGCCGTTAATCAACTGGAGGCTGTTGTCGGACCCGCGCTCGCCCATGCCGTGGAGGAAGAGGACGAGGGGATACGCGCGGTTGGGGTCGTAGTCCTTGGGTTTGAGTAGGCGGTAGGGCATGTAGATGCGGGCTTCGTACTGATCGGCGAAGGGGATGGCAGGCTGGTCGACCGGCGCTGGTTCATCATCCGCTGCGGCTGTCGCCAGGGAGATGGCGAGCATGCTCGCGAAGGCGGTCCAGAGACAGAGGTGATACATCCTTGCACCTACTTTCATGGTTGCGTCTGTCTGCAAGCGAAAGCGGCCTTCCACGGCCAAGGTCTAGCGTTGACACAAGGCCGGGATTCTTCGCTTCGCCCCGACCAGTCGGGGCTTCGCTCTGAATGACGCATCCGGGACCTGCCGGCGACAAGTCGCCGCCGTGCGCCCCACCAGCACCATGGAGTGCGCGCGTCAATGCATCGCAGCCGAGGGCGGCTGCGCCACCAAGATGGTTACATCTCGCGCAGGCGGCGGACGCGTTCTTCGATGGGCGGGTGAGTCGCGAACAGGTTGTTGATCATGCCCTTGTGTTCGGTGAGCGGGTTGATGATGTAGAGATGGGCGGTGGCCTTATTGGCGACTTCGAGCGGCTCGGTGTCGGCGGCGAGCTTCTCGAGCGCGTTCGCCAAGCCCTCGGGGTAGCGTGTCAGCATCGCGCCCTGGGCATCGGCGAGGAACTCGCGCGTGCGCGACAGCGCCATCTGCATGAGCAGCGCGATGAGCGGCGCGACCACGGCGAGGAGCAGCCCGAAGATGGCGATGAGCCCTGAGCCGCCGCGCCGCCGCGAACGGCCGCCGCCGTGCCACGAGAAGCGCAGCATCCAATCGCTGATGAGGGCGATCGTGCCGACGAGCACGGCGATGATGGTCATGAAGCGGATATCGTAGTCCGCGATGTGCG
Proteins encoded in this region:
- a CDS encoding Gfo/Idh/MocA family oxidoreductase encodes the protein MTRKRSSKPIKVGVVGVGRGSGFARGAGPHLGMKLVALCDTSEEPLRALGTELGVAAYTDYDRFLKHDMDAVILANYFHQHAPFAIRALRAGKHVMSETSACLTLAEGVALVEAVEKSGKIYMFAENYAYMLHNQEMRRLFQRGKIGTFMYGEGEYVHPGDADFINRISPGVDHWRNWIPATYYCTHSLSPIMFITDTWPVRVNGFVIPAAEDDPVRVRTVRRNDAASMIALRMDNGAVVKLLQVGLRGEGIWVRIHGSRGQMENLRHGDRGMLRLRCEAYHETGRKPEHRTYLPKFPRGHARAVSAGHGGGDYFMNYHFARAIRTGEQPYLDVYRGVAMSIVGILAYRSALQDSATLDVPDFRKKSVRRKYASDDWSPDPENRRPGQPWPSIRGDTKPTPQGLNYARRIWKSAGYREGK
- a CDS encoding prolyl oligopeptidase family serine peptidase, with amino-acid sequence MKVGARMYHLCLWTAFASMLAISLATAAADDEPAPVDQPAIPFADQYEARIYMPYRLLKPKDYDPNRAYPLVLFLHGMGERGSDNSLQLINGVSEFFANEQARAKHTCFAVIPQCPADDTWANWNDRTSGLTRPARAALDIVAALQKEFSIDPARLYIGGLSMGGFGTWDIIAAHPDIFAAAFPICGGGDPAQAARLVNIPIWAFHGAEDNVVKPDQSRRMIKAIQDAGGQPKYTEYPGVGHDSWTNAFHEPGLLDWLFAQNLPSAAASGPAGK
- a CDS encoding M48 family metallopeptidase, whose amino-acid sequence is MYEAISSNRTKSILVLILFVLVIVALGYAFGEMSDFGYAAPAVAFVFAIASVFTSYYYSDRIVLAMSRARPATKEQFPHLYNSVEGLSIAAGLPVPRLYIVDDSAPNAFATGRDPQHAVIAVTTGLLDKLDRYELEGVIGHEMAHIADYDIRFMTIIAVLVGTIALISDWMLRFSWHGGGRSRRRGGSGLIAIFGLLLAVVAPLIALLMQMALSRTREFLADAQGAMLTRYPEGLANALEKLAADTEPLEVANKATAHLYIINPLTEHKGMINNLFATHPPIEERVRRLREM